A window of Scomber scombrus chromosome 23, fScoSco1.1, whole genome shotgun sequence contains these coding sequences:
- the ctc1 gene encoding CST complex subunit CTC1, producing MEDLQQVLDQCRPGPGAESSWMKSLFVFITDQLLPVLSGPAPLTGVCCQLTVSLVEKISEQLSVSHSLPVSYRPVSVSELLSQQHLACVSNLSWSTNQQRAWAREAELGLPGNSALPRVNLLLIGCLTEGRDGELRLTDSSGSVRCEDLSVSPGCLRLPVLLPHWNYIPHNAPGQQAGGWVELIGSPVLLLPGPEQGLAPAPGGAGLSGAVGVREAADWLQHKARGQRLSVYGEVGSVCPLLVVGGTTFFCFSLKDESHTLPVLVKDSSRLWMSRCVCVGQRVCVTALRVCVLRGWRGNNILCVSERSEIHTHTQEHTHTPADTPPTVMMSHSEEKEEAEPETDSVQSAVRMKESRVISYQGTVTQVVSEGAGLYMIDRTVGLCLAYQPTLSRKLRAGDTVELHHVHFLYRPSPDFPPSMLCTCLRSTLRVTAFSRVGGSQPDYSCPGDGALPRLLLERNTGVSEYLWSCHLSSQLTHSLLPSVVKQQCVCVLSWKLMELVWRRGQRRRRDIYSEMLDEPHSCPLTKYRLDSAVHQYISVSELSESLQSDCWSSVCLRSLLPPGGSNLTSAQINSTLAWSCRVLTSDPQHGEALRRRPLLLVGVLELPSQTSEHALQLRDATATVACVVTETSEEEEGGQRAAFNTAWIGCLVCVQHFTMVTERFLQSDFPSFQHLEQDRFISHRQYRVYLQFSLDHVHILSPSVAMVTHLRQRGAEPSGDITARKRRGEEEEEEEEEERGGGQTAGRKRRREEEEKPASSSVTMTTASTSRPCVSVVIRVEQKEGVAWRNTGAGLKGDEAGLVLCFSVRAAVIGPVVSWGRDPKNGPMTDREAETERDDKVVLVLSAASSRWFSLLQSGCFYRLIAVNTQDPSVLIGCGVSGRSQVEQHTDSTLKVRSDWRFHTLTRPLLLSTSPVLTVSQLLDCSSAELVCFQGLVSDRIILTDKTSTSGHTHTGVRLTVCDQSGRSLQVYLDLSHTPYPPGLLPGNQLLLSAFQRKLSRSGSVYCRYLPVSSVTVISLGDKSSHQPPPAPMMHLGRWALSRENRFTVAQVKVHLVCFLFLQLQWSCSLCGSVYTQSCCSSRCQSTSSVFQSKAKLVIDDGTGEAHVWFSGALVRPLLGLADLQWEGLQRALKVRGHIEVSPRGLSEVCDSDDSLLHYLLCVCSSAAVCRSLSLTCRKHTNQRAEEMKRFSRGDRDFMTRMSRPLQLTCLSINPD from the exons ATGGAGGACCTGCAGCAGGTTCTGGATCAGTGTAGACCCGGACCCGGAGCG gaGTCCAGCTGGATGAAGAGCCTCTTCGTCTTCATCACTGATCAGCTACTTCCTGTTCTCTCTGGCCCCGCCCCTCTGACAG GTGTTTGCTGTCAGCTGACTGTGAGTTTGGTGGAGAAGATTTCTGAGCAGCTGTCCGTCTCTCACAGTTTACCTGTCAGCTACAG GCCGGTGAGCGTCTCTGAGCTTCTCTCCCAGCAGCACCTGGCCTGCGTCAGTAACCTGTCCTGGAGCACCAATCAGCAGCGAGCGTGGGCGAGGGAGGCGGAGCTTGGGTTGCCGGGTAACAGCGCCCTGCCGCGGGTGAAcctgctgctgattggctgtctgACGGAGGGGCGGGACGGGGAGCTGCGGCTGACGGACAGCAGCGGCAGTGTGCGCTGTGaggacctgtctgtctctcctggCTGCCTACGGCTGCCTGTCTTACTGCCTCACTGGAACTACATCCCCCATAATGCCCCGGGGCAGCAGGCCGGAGGATGGGTGGAGCTAATTGGCTCTCCCGTCCTGCTGTTGCCCGGTCCTGAGCAGGGATTGGCTCCTGCTCCTGGAGGGGCGGGGCTTAGCGGAGCGGTCGGAGTCAGAGAGGCTGCTGATTGGTTACAGCACAA ggcTCGTGGACAGAGGCTGTCAGTCTATGGTGAGGTGGGGTCAgtctgccctctgctggtcgTTGGTGGAACAACGTTTTTCTGCTTCAGTCTGAAAGATGAATCACATACTCTACCTGTGCTGGTTAAg gACAGCAGCAGGCTGTGGATgtctcggtgtgtgtgtgtcggtcagcgtgtgtgtgtgacggctctgcgtgtgtgtgtcctgcgAGGCTGGAGAGGAAACAACATCCTGTGTGTGAGCGAGCGCtctgagatacacacacacacacaggagcacacacacacacctgcggacacgcccccaactgtgatgatgtcacactctgaggaaaaggaggaggcgGAGCCAGAGACAGACTCCGTCCAATCAGCTGTCAGGATGAAGGAGTCCAGGGTCATCAGCTAccag GGCACTGTGACTCAGGTGGTGAGCGAGGGGGCGGGGCTGTACATGATTGACAGGACGGTGGGTCTGTGCCTGGCCTATCAGCCGACGCTGAGCAGGAAGCTGAGAGCAGGAGACACTGTGGAG CTCCATCACGTACACTTCCTGTACCGGCCCTCTCCTGACTTTCCTCCCAGCATGCTTTGCACCTGTCTACGGTCCACCCTGAGGGTTACCGCCTTCAGCAGGGTGGGGGGGTCTCAGCCCGACTACAGCTGCCCCGGAGACGGAGCGTTACCACGGTTACTGCTGGAGAGGAACACGGGCGTGTCCGAGTACCTGTGGAGCTGCCACCTGAGCTCCCAGCTCACACACAG TCTGCTCCCCAGTGTCGtgaagcagcagtgtgtgtgtgtgttgtcatggAAACTGATGGAGCTTGTGTGGAGGCGAGGACAGCGAAGACGACGGGACATCTACTCTGAGATGCTGGACGAGCCGCACAGCTGTCCTCTGACAAAG taCAGGCTGGACTCTGCAGTACATCAGTACATCAGCGTCTCAGAGCTCAGTGAGtctctgcagtcagactgtTGGTCTTCAGTGTGTCTGAggtctctgctgccccctggtggatccAACCTGACCAGCGCTCAGATCAACTCAACTCTGGCCTGGTCCTGCAGGgtcctgacctctgacccccagCATGGGGAGGCTCTCAG ACGGCGCCCCCTGCTGCTGGTCGGTGTGTTGGAGCTTCCATCACAGACGTCTGAACACGCTCTGCAGCTGAGAGACGCCACGGCAACGGTAGCATGTGTCGTCACGGAAACcagcgaggaagaggagggagggcagAGGGCAGCCTTCAACACTGCCTGGattg gttgtctggtgtgtgtgcagCACTTCACCATGGTAACAGAGAGGTTCCTCCAATCAGATTTCCCCTCCTTCCAACACCTGGAGCAGGACCGGTTCATCTCACACAGACAGTAcag AGTCTACCTGCAGTTTTCTCTGGACCACGTCCACATCCTGAGTCcatctgttgccatggtaacacacCTGAGACAGAGGGGGGCGGAGCCATCAGGTGACATCACAGCGAGGAAACgtagaggagaagaagaagaagaagaagaagaagaagagaggggcggaggtcagactgcagggaggaagagaagaagagaggaagaggagaaaccAGCCTCCTCCTCTGTTACCATGACGACCGCCTCCACCTCCCGTCCCTGCGTCTCCGTGGTGATCAGGGTGGAGCAGAAAGAGGGCGTGGCCTGGAGGAACACAGGGGCGGGGTTAAAGGGAGATGAGGCGGGGCTTGtgctgtgtttctctgttagagctgctgtgattggtccaGTGGTCAGTTGGGGGCGGGACCCAAAGAACGGACCAATGACAGACAGGGAGGCGGAGACAGAGAGGGACGAcaag gtggtGTTGGTTCTATCAGCTGCTTCCTCTCGGTGGTTTTCTCTCCTTCAGTCTGGATGTTTCTACAGACTCATCGCTGTCAACACACAG gATCCCAgcgttctgattggctgtggtGTTTCTGGGCGGAGCCAAGTAGAGCAGCACACTGACTCCACCCTAAAGGTCAGATCTGATTGGAGGTTCCACACACTGACCCGCCCCCTGCTGCTGAGCACCT CTCCGGTCCTGACTGTGTCTCAGCTTCTAGACTGCAG ctcagccgAGTTGGTGTGTTTTCAGGGTTTGGTGTCTGACAGGATCATTCTGACTGACAAGACGAGTAcctctggacacacacacacag gtgtgcgtCTCACAGTGTGTGACCAAAGTGGGAGGAGTCTCCAAGTGTACCTCGACTTGAGCCACACCCCCTACCCACCTGGCCTGTTGCCTGGCAACCAactgctgctgtctgctttCCAGAGGAAACTgtccag gtcaGGAAGTGTGTACTGCAGGTATTTACCTGTCAGCTCAGTAACTGTCATCAGTCTGGGAGATAAAAG CTCCCATCAGCCTCCTCCAGCTCCCATGATGCATCTGGGTCGATGGGCTCTCAGCAGGGAGAACAGGTTCACTGTTGCTCAGGTCAAAGTTCAcctggtgtgtttcctgtttctgcAGCTGCAGTGGAGCTGTTCACTGTGTGGCAgcgtctacacacag tcttgTTGCAGCTCTCGGTGCCAGTCGACATCATCAGTGTTTCAGTCCAAAGCAAA GCTGGTGATTGATGACGGGACAGGTGAGGCTCACGTCTGGTTCTCAGGTGCTCTGGTTCGTCCTCTGCTGGGATTGGCTGATCTTCAGTGGGAGGGGCTTCAGAGAGCActgaaggtcagaggtcacatcGAAGTGTCTCCCCGAGGGCTGAGCGAG gtgtgtgACTCTGATGACTCCCTCCTACActacctgctgtgtgtgtgcagcagtgctgctgtgtgtcgctcgctgtctctcacctgcaggaaacacaccaatcagagagcagaag AGATGAAGAGATTCAGTCGAGGAGACAGAGACTTCATGACCAGGATGAGTCGTCCTCTacagctcacctgtctgtccatcaaCCCAGACTga